The following DNA comes from Capsicum annuum cultivar UCD-10X-F1 unplaced genomic scaffold, UCD10Xv1.1 ctg32188, whole genome shotgun sequence.
AAGTTATGTCTCTTTCACCTTCAAGTTTACCTACTACGGTACCAGCGTAAATATGATCTCCACCAGACATACGTAACACATTTGCTAATACCCGAAAATGCATACCATGATTTTTCTGTCTATTAATAACAGCATGCATTGCACGGTGGATGTGAAGAAGTAGACCATTATCTCAGCAATAATGAGCCAAGCTAGTATTTGCGGTGAACCCCCCCCCGTTAAGTAGTTATGCATTATGATCGGAACGCCTAATTCTCTAGCAAATACAGCTCTTTTCATCATTTCTTCGCATGTACCTATAGTAGCATTCAAGTAATACCCTTTGATTTCACCTGTTTCAGTCTGTGCTTTAAAAAGTGCTTCGGCACAAAATAAGAAATGATCTCTCCAACGCATAAATAGTTATGAGTTCACGTTCTCATCGCTTTGGTAAAATCAAGTCCGCCGTGAAGACATTCATAAACAGCTCTACCATAGTTTTTAGTAGATAACCCCAATTTAGGTTTAATAGTACATCCCAACTGGGGACGACCGTACTTGTTCAATTTATCTCTTTCAACTTGGATCCCATGAGGCAGACCTTGGAAAGTTTTAATATAAGCAGTAGGGAATCGCAAATCTTCTAGACGTAGAGCGCGCAGGGCTTTGAACCTAAATACATTACCTACAATGGAAGTAAACATGTTGGTAACGGAACCTTCTTCAAAAAGGTCTAAAGGGTAGGCTACATAAGCaatatattgatctttttctccAACAACACGCTTGATGCGGTAGCATCGCCCATTGCAATGATCAATATTGGTAAGTCCATCGGTCCATACAGTTGTCCATGTACCAGCAGAAGATTCGGCAGCTACCGCGGCCCCTACTTCTTCAGGTGGAACTCCATGTTGAGGAGTTACTTGGAATGCTGCCAATATATCAGTATCCTTGGTTTGGAATTCAGGAGTATAATAAGTCAATTTGTACTCTTTAACACCAGCTTTGAATCCAACACTTGCTTTAGTCTCTGTTTGTGGTGACATAAATCTCTCCCTACAACTCATGAATTAAGAATTCTCATAACATCAAGGTCTACTCGACACGAATTACGCGTTAATGAAACTTTTCATAGGAATCGTTCAGAAAATTTCCAACTAATACTAATATTATCAATTAATCGAAATGGTTGATTATTAGACCATGGTATTTGATTTGCCAAATACATCATTATTGTATACTCTTTCATATATATAGCGcaacccaatttttattttttacctttttatttgaaATGGAAATACCTAACTAACCTAAATAATAAGAACTTCCCCCTTGACAGTGGTATATGTTGTATATGTAAATCctaaatgtgaaaatatatgGAATTCCGCTATGAAAggtataaaaaagaaagaaaaatgcaaagaaaAGAATAGTCTAGGCATAAATCAATATgatgaaatttaactaaaaaataaataagaaaaatacgaAGAGGAGCCCATTAGATCCAAATAGTGAAtcttaatagaaatataaaataaagttcagGTTCGAATTCCATAGAATAGATAATATGGATGGGATTGTCTATAATGATAGACAAATGAAAGACTTTCTAAAGATTCTGATTCATCCACTTgagatttttaaattaaaataggtTAGGTGATCTTGCAAATTAACTCAATCTCATTGAATAAGTAAACAATTGAATTGGTTCAATTGCATGGTGCCAACAAAATCGAGTGCTAATTCCCATTTTATTGAATTAATCGATCGACATGCTAGCTGACATTTACTTTGCATtcgataattttttgaaaaaacatttcaacatatttatttattttattattatgagaATCAATCCTACTACTTCTGGTTATGGGGTTTCTACGCTTGAAAAAAAATCCTGGGGCGTGTCGTCCAAATCATCGGTTCGATACTAGATGTAGCCTTTCCCCCGGGCAAGATGCCGAATATTTATAACGCTCTCGTAGTTCAAGGTCGAGATAGTGTTAGTCAACCAATCAATGTGGCTTGTGAGGTAAAACAATTATTAGGAAATAATCGAGTTAGAGCTGTAGCTATGAGTGCTATAGACGGTTTACCGAGAGGAATGGAAGTGATTGACACCGAAGCTCCTATAAGTGTTCCGGTCGGGGCGGCGACTCTAGAATAAATTTATAATGTGCTTGGAGAGCCTGTTGATAATTTAGGGCCTGTAGATACTAGTACAACGTCTCCTATTCATAGATCTGCGCCCGTCTTTATACAGTTGGAtacaaaattatctatttttcaAACAGGAATTAAAGTAGTAGATCTTTTAGCCCCTTATCACCGTAGAGGAAAAATTGGACTACTCGGGGGAGCTGGAGTGGGTAAACCAGTACTCATTTTTGAATTGATTAACAATATTGCTAAAGCTCATAGGGGCGTATTCGTATTTGGCGGAGTGGGTGAACGTACTCGAAAGGAAATGATCTTTACATAGAAATGAAAGAATTTGGAGCAATTAATGAAGAAGATATTACAGAATCAAAAGTGGCCCTAGTTTACGGTTAGATGAATGAACCACCAGACCTCGTATGAG
Coding sequences within:
- the LOC124891206 gene encoding ribulose bisphosphate carboxylase large chain-like, encoding MSCRERFMSPQTETKASVGFKAGVKEYKLTYYTPEFQTKDTDILAAFQVTPQHGVPPEEVGAAVAAESSAGTWTTVWTDGLTNIDHCNGRCYRIKRVVGEKDQYIAYVAYPLDLFEEGSVTNMFTSIVGNVFRFKALRALRLEDLRFPTAYIKTFQGLPHGIQVERDKLNKYGRPQLGCTIKPKLGLSTKNYGRAVYECLHGGLDFTKAMRT